Within the Methanobacterium sp. BRmetb2 genome, the region CTGGCAGATCCTTTATAGATGAAAAATTACAACCTAATACTTGTCCTTCTGAAGTTCCTACCCCTTTTTTTAGAAATACTTTCTTTCCATTATCCTCTAAAAACGTCTTCATTTCTTCTAAACGATTCAAATGTTGAGTGGTAGTAACTAAACCAATCTTATCATATCCATCTAAATCTTTTAGGGATTTTTTCATAGTATCCTCAACTTTGATCAAGGAATTGGCCTCAACAAAAAGCACTGGTATTTTATAATCTAAAGGCAGAGGAGTGTGGCCAAAATGCACAATAAGATCTACAATACCCCCCATATCTTTGTCTACAACGTCACAGGCCCCATAACAAGCATCACCAGAGATTATAACTTTAGTATTAGTTTTATTTTCTATTTCTTCTGCAATGGTAGTTGCATAAATTTTAAGACCTTCCGGAAACTGTAAAGCTACTTTTTTAGCTTTTAATTCTTTAATTTTTTCTATGATTTCTTCCATCTTAAAATCATAATTAAACATGAAAATCAACAAGTCCCTTATAACGATATTTTTAGCTTAATCAATCATCTACACTCTTTTCAATTACTACCTTTCCATCTACTACGTCCACTTTAATGAGTGTTTTAACTGAAAATCCAGTTTCATTTTTTACAATTTCTTTTCCTTTCCCTTTCTCGATGACGGTGATTACATCAACAATGTCCACACCCATATTTTTTAGAGCATTTAAAACCGCTATGATGGTCCCTCCAGTACTTACCACATCATCGATAAGGATAACCCTGTCACCCTTTTTAATACCATTAATGTATAATTCTCCTTCACTGTAACCAGTTACTTGATGCACAGCCACCTCACCTGGTAGGCCATAAGATCTTTTTCTAACCACCACAAAGGGTACCTCTGTCTTTAAAGATAGTGCAGTAGCAATATGGATTCCCATTGCTTCAACACATACAATCTTATCTACATCCAAATTTCCATATTTTGCTATTCCCTCTGCAGCCTCCCGTAAAATTTTACTTTCTACTAATGGAATTCCATCGGTTATAGGATGCACGAAATAGTTATACTCGCCCTTCTTAACAATAGGCGATTTGATCAGACTTTTTTTTAATTCTTCCAACATGTTATCACCATTTATTGTATAAAAAATAGTTATGTGAATCTTGAAATCTTATTTAACAATTAATGTTTGTTACTTCACCTACATTAAATATTTGGGGAATTCAATTTAAAAAATAGTGATATTCACTAAAAAAAGAATTTAACTCCCAAATTCCTCAATTTTTTCTAGGAAAAGTCACACGAAATGAAGTGCCCGGGCCTTTTTCCAATTGAATTTTACCATTTAACTGATTAGTTAAATTGTTTACTAACTGCAAACCTAAAGTATCTGCTTTAGTAAAATCAAAATCGTCTGGAAGCCCTTTACCATCATCTCTAAGTGTCAAAGAAAAAAAATCATCATCCAAATCAAATATGACCTCTATTTGACCCTTTTCATCTGAAAATGCATATTTAATGGAATTAGTAACAAGTTCGTTAACAATTAACCCACAAGGAATTATAGTCTCCATATCCATGTAAACATCTGGAATATCGATTTTAAGGTCTATGACTTGTATCGAATCTTTATATGAATCAAAAAGTCTGCGGGTTAATCCTCGCACATATTCTCCGAAATTAACCATTGGCTGTTCATTTGAATATCTGAGCTTTTCATGGGCCAAAGTAATGGCTCTAACCCTGTTCTGAATTTCTCTAAAAACATTAATTGTTCCAGTATCCTTAGAATATCTCGACTGAAGATTAATCAGGCTTGAAATTAAATCTAAATTATCCTTAACTATTTTTGAAGTTTGTTTCTGTGGAATAGGTGACGCATATTCCTCTTTTTCAAGTTCAACTTTTGTTTTTAGGGATTCTACTTCGCATTCTTCAGTTTTTGATTGAAGAATACTATCTTCTACCCTTTGTGAGTCTTCAACTATACTCAAAACTAGTTTTTCATTGCCAACTTTTATTATTTTTTCTTTAACATTTAACTGCAAATTAGGATCATCATCTACAAAATTATCAATTATAAACTCGATTTTACCATCAGTATGTAATTTTGATATGCGTCGTTCATGGATTTCTGGGTTTAATCTAACATCCATAGAATAGAAATTATATTTTGAAATTTCTTCTTCTGCAATACTGGTTAATTCAAGCGCTTTTTTATTAGCATACCAAATATTACCCTCTATATCATGGACAAATAGAGATACTTGCAAATTATCTAAAATAGCAGATCTCAAGCTAAGATTTCCATTCAAATTCTGCTGTTCGATTTCTAATTTAGCCAGAGAAATTGTTCTCTTAACAATTTGACTTAAATAAGTATTATTTGAGGTATTATCCATTAAACGACCCCCTTAAAAACTGTTAATCCAATAATTATTTTATCTGAACTGATGATTAATTATCTTTATAATGAAAGTATTCTTGTCATTAATAGATATTATTTAAAGTGTTATATAACCCCTAATACAATAAGTTTTAGAAAGATTTACATCTAACTCTATTAACTCCCCTTTTTTAGATAAGAAATTAAAATTAAAATCTGTCATATGATTATTATAATTCTTTTAAATCGTTATAATCACGCTTTTATTTATAAATTCCATATAAACTTTTAAAAAAAAATAATCAGATTCAAAGAGAGTAAAAAGTGACTTAAAAATTCTTATTTAAACCAAAGGTATGTTAAAAGAAGAATAATTGATTTATAATAATATGGAGAAATTACTTATAAAATCGATCCATAAATTAATTAAAGTAAAGTAAAATTATATAATGTTATTAAAAGTTCATATAAAACTAATTTTTATAAAATTTATTGCATTCAAGTATAACGAGGGTGACCATGTTAGGTAATCTCGGAAAAAATTTAACCAAAACAATGAAAAAATTGGCTGGAATGTCCATTATTGATGAAGAAGTGGTAAAAGAAGCCATAAAAGACATCCAAAGGGCTTTAATCCAAGCTGATGTTAATATTAATTTAGTATTCAATCTTTCTAAATCCATAGAAGAACGTGCGCTTAAAGAAGAACCCCCTAAGGGAATAACACCTAAAGAACATATAATAACCATTGTTTATGAAGAACTGGTTAAACTTTTGGGTGAAAAACCAGTTGAAGTCGAAATTGACAGAAAACCATATAAAATATTGTTCCTAGGACTTCAAGGTAGTGGTAAAACCACCACCATTGCAAAACTCACCAAGTACCTCCAGAAAAAAGGCTTCAACCCGGCAATCATATGTACCGACACATGGAGACCAGCTGCATACGAACAGCTTAAACAACTCACTGAAGATATGAATGTTCCCCTATATGGAGATCCTGAAAACAAAGATGCTCTTGAACTGGCCCGTGCCGGATTGGAAGAATTTAAAAAACAAAGCGTTGTAATTATAGATACTGCTGGACGTCATAAAGATGAAAAAGATCTTATTGATGAAATGGAACAACTTTCAAAAGTAGTGGATCCTGAAGAAGCAATACTGGTCATTGATGGAACTATTGGACAGCAAGCCAGAGAACAGGCCCAGGCATTTAGTAAAGCTACTGAAGTTGGATCTATAATTGTAACTAAACTTGATGGTTCTGCCAAAGGTGGTGGAGCGTTATCTGCAGTTTCAGAAATTGGTGCACCTATCAAATTCATAGGTACTGGAGAAAGAGTTGATGATTTCGAAGCATTCGACCCTGAACGATTCATCTCTCGACTCTTAGGAATGGGAGATATTAAAAGCCTTATTGAAAAGGCAGAAGAGATCGCAGATGAAGATGTAAGCATGGAAACTATGGATGCCATTTTAAGTGGTAAATTCACCCTTAAAGATATGCGTTCCCAGTTTGACATGATGGGAAAAATGGGACCCATGCAACAGGTAATGAATATGATACCTGGTGGAGGAAAACTTCCTAAAAATGCTTCGCAAATGACTGAAGAAAAAATAGACAAATACAAGGTATTAATGAACTCCATGACTGAATACGAGCTTCAACACCCTGAAGTGATTAAACAGTCCCGGGTTAAGAGAATAGCCAGAGGTTCAGGTATGCGAAATGAGGATGTTAAAGAGCTTCTTAAATATTATAATGTAACAAAAAAAGCCATGAAAGGTTTTGGAAGAAGAAAAATGGGCGGTCCGTTGGGACAAATGATGAGACAGTTCATGAAATAAACAAAACTTGGATTCTATTGTAAAATGGATATATGGATACATATAATTTGATGATAAGGTGAATGTAGAAGTTATTTATATTATCTCAAAGACAATAAGCAACCTGAATTTTAGAATTTTTATACTTTTTTTGCTATTACTAAAAAATTTAAGTATAATTTTTTAAATCCATGCTTTATTCAAAACTTTTAACCAATGATGTGCAGAATAAAACTCTTCTAACCATTTAATACTGCCGGGTTGTTAATATTAATTTATAGGTGATGTGGAAATGGATTCCCAAATTAAAGATAAAGCCTTACAAATAATGAAAATTACTGATGGGGAAATATGCAAT harbors:
- the dph2 gene encoding diphthamide biosynthesis enzyme Dph2, with the protein product MFNYDFKMEEIIEKIKELKAKKVALQFPEGLKIYATTIAEEIENKTNTKVIISGDACYGACDVVDKDMGGIVDLIVHFGHTPLPLDYKIPVLFVEANSLIKVEDTMKKSLKDLDGYDKIGLVTTTQHLNRLEEMKTFLEDNGKKVFLKKGVGTSEGQVLGCNFSSIKDLPVDAFLYVGGGNFHPLGIKLFTGRPVIIADPYMGDVRSIDEFSDKILRVRFAKIVKAGDSDKFGIIVSSKEGQFRLELACRLKEMIQSSGKSAEIIMMDSISPTLLMAYRDVDAFVITACPRIAIDDSNMYEKPLITPQELEIVLDKRDWSDYEMDEIKYDENENMINSI
- a CDS encoding adenine phosphoribosyltransferase; translation: MLEELKKSLIKSPIVKKGEYNYFVHPITDGIPLVESKILREAAEGIAKYGNLDVDKIVCVEAMGIHIATALSLKTEVPFVVVRKRSYGLPGEVAVHQVTGYSEGELYINGIKKGDRVILIDDVVSTGGTIIAVLNALKNMGVDIVDVITVIEKGKGKEIVKNETGFSVKTLIKVDVVDGKVVIEKSVDD
- a CDS encoding signal recognition particle protein, which produces MLGNLGKNLTKTMKKLAGMSIIDEEVVKEAIKDIQRALIQADVNINLVFNLSKSIEERALKEEPPKGITPKEHIITIVYEELVKLLGEKPVEVEIDRKPYKILFLGLQGSGKTTTIAKLTKYLQKKGFNPAIICTDTWRPAAYEQLKQLTEDMNVPLYGDPENKDALELARAGLEEFKKQSVVIIDTAGRHKDEKDLIDEMEQLSKVVDPEEAILVIDGTIGQQAREQAQAFSKATEVGSIIVTKLDGSAKGGGALSAVSEIGAPIKFIGTGERVDDFEAFDPERFISRLLGMGDIKSLIEKAEEIADEDVSMETMDAILSGKFTLKDMRSQFDMMGKMGPMQQVMNMIPGGGKLPKNASQMTEEKIDKYKVLMNSMTEYELQHPEVIKQSRVKRIARGSGMRNEDVKELLKYYNVTKKAMKGFGRRKMGGPLGQMMRQFMK